In the Candidatus Hydrogenedentota bacterium genome, TGCGTCCTGGACAGCATGGTGTCCGCCATCAGGGCTTTGAATTTCGGGTCCATGTCGTACATCTTCGGCCCGGACACGGACACCACATAAACGACGCCCGGGGCGTCCGCGGCGACAACCTTGTCATCGGCCGTCTTCAGCGTCCGGCAATAGCAGTGGTCGTGCCCCTGCAGCACCAGGTCCACCCCGTGCTTCTCATAAATGGGCCGCAGCAGGTCGCGCATGGCCTTGTTGTCGCGCCGTGCGCTTCCCGAATAAACGGGATGATGGTGCGTGACCACGGTCCAGCGGTTGGGGTTGTTGGCCAGCACCTCCTCAATCCATGCCAGCAGCGCGTCCCAGACCTCCCGGTGCGACTGTTTTCGGGGCCGCGCATCCGTGAAGATGTTCGAGTTGAAGGAGACGATGCGCACCCCCATGTAGTCCGCGTAATATGCCTCGCCTTTGAGGCAGTCCACGCCCGCGGGGCCGTTTTCAGGCAGACAGAAGTGCGCGTGGTAGGTGGGCGAGGCCGTGTAGGGATGCTCGGGCGTTTCCACGCCTTCGGCGCGCTTGGTGTCGTGGTTGCCGGGTGTGGGCAGCACCGGCATCGAGGCGGGGATGAAGCCCATCGCGTCCGTGAGCTCGTCCCACTGGTCGTCGTTGAAACCGTGGTTTACCAGGTCCCCCGCCAGCAGCAGGAAACGCGCGTCCGGCACCTGGCGGAAGGCGCGGCGGATGGTTCGGGACCACTGCGCCCGCAGGTCGTTCTGCGGGTCGCCCATGTACAGAAAACGGAACTTCTCCGGCTTTTCCGGCGCGGTGCGGAGCTCGTTCCAGGCGCTCCAGTTGCCCTCGTTGCCCACGCGGTACAGGTAGGCCGTGTCCGGTTCGAGACCCGTGAAGGCCGCCGTGTAACTGTGCTCCGTCATGCCGGGCACGGGCTCGAAGGGCCTGTGCGACGCCGGAACAGTCTGGGCGCCCTCGCCCGAAATGGGGGATGCGGTCATCGGAATGAGCTGGGCTGCGGGCGTGTCCAGCGGACCGTGCGCGCGCCAAGCCACACGCTGCACCCGCGCCGGGTTTTCCGAGGCGGACAGCAGGATGCGTCCCGGGGGCGCGGGGAGGTCGGCGGGGGCTGAGGCGGGCGCGGCGTCCTGGGCGCAGGCCTGCGCGGCAAGGCCCGCCCCCACTCCGGCGGAAAGCGCGGAGAAAAGGAACTTGCGGCGGCTGGGGACGTTCTCCGAAGGCGCCGCGACCTCATTTCGCCTCGTGAAAATGGACATAATCGGGTCTCCTATGCGTCACGCCGGAGCGGGCGCCGGTTGTTAAAAAATCAAACCGGCGCGCAAACGACCCGTCACCGGGAGGGTTGCGCGCCGGGCGTTGTTTACTGGGGCGGGAAACACCGCCGTGCTATTCGACGATGGTGGCCTTCTTGATGAAGTCCATGTTCGGAAAATTCTTCTTCAGGTAGCCGTTGCCCTCGTAGGTGATCATCCCCTGGTTCGGGCGCTCGCCGTACTCCGCGTTGATCTTCTTCACCACGTCCATGCCCGAGACCACCTTGCCGAAGGGGGAGAATCCCATCCGGTCAAGATTGGCGTTGTTGGCCGTGTTGATAAAAAGTTGGGTGGTGCGCGAGTTCGGCCCGGAGGTGGCGAAGGTGAGATACCCCTCCTTGTTGCTCTCCGTCACCGGGTCGTCCTTCAGGCGCTTTTCCCGCCACTTCGACGTCACCTTCGGGTCCGCCGCTAGGCCAAACTGCACCACGAAGCCCGGCACCACGCGGAAGAAGCCCGCATCGTCGAAGAAGCCCTCCTTCACCAGCGTGTGAAAACGCTCAACGCCCAGGGGCGCCCACGCCTTCACACACTCCACCACAAAGGTGCCGTTTGTGCACTCAAATTGGACCTTGAACTTGTCGGGAACCTGTTCCACGTCGTTTTTCTCCTCGGGTTTTGCCGGCGCGGCGGCGGGTTGCCCCGCCGGACCGGGTGTTGCCTGCGCCTGGGCGAGGCGCTCACGCGCCTGCTCCTGATGCGCCAGTTCGTCCTCGGCCAGCACTGCGGGTTTGAAAAAAATCAACCCCGCCAATATTCCAAAAATGGCCAAACCAAGAACGGATACCGTTACTTTCCGTGACATTCGCCGAAACTCCCATGTTATGCCGGGGGCCGCCGGGCGCATCCACGCCCAAAAACATGGACGGTATGATACCCGCCCAAGGGGCGGCGTGGCAAACCGACGCCAGCCACAACCACTGCCCGTTCTTGCAGTCTCAACCGAAATGACCTATACTGCCCTTCAGGTAGTTTACGAAGTCCTTGTAAGCTGGTGGTGCTTAACATGCCCAAGATTTTTGAAAAGGACGGATTCACGTTTTTCTTTTACAGTAATGAGCATTATCCTGTTCATGTGCAGGTCCGATATGGCGGAGGGGAAGCAGTTTTTGATGTCGAAGGGGGTGTCGAACTGCGTGAATCTGCGGGCATGAAACTGGGTGAACTGTCCAAAGCCCAGCGGTTGGCCGAGGAGAACAAGGCATTGATTTTGGAGAAATGGCATGAACACCTTGGTTGACGCGGTTCAATCCGCCATCTTTTGTGACGGTCAAATCCATGTGATGATGGAAAGCGGCGTTGAGATTCGTTTTCCTGTCAAGGGAAATCCCCGGCTTGAGAAGGGGACTCTGCGGCAGCTCAACAATATTGAAGTTTCCCCCTTTGGCCTCCACTGGCCGGAACTTGACGAAGACCTTTCATTACGTGGGATTTTGGCGGGAAATTACGGACAGAAGGTGCCCGGACACTGACAGGTGCTGTTTATTGCAAGAGACCTGTCACCCGTTCGGAGGTCCGGGTGTTTCACGCAGGGGTCCCTTTCAAGGGGTTTTGGCCGGAACTCCGGCAGATTCCACCACGATGCGCCGTTCACCCTGCCGCCGAATCTCAAGCACCCCCTCCGCGCCGCGCAGGGTGCCGTGTTGCCAGCGGGCCGGGTCCATGGGCGCGCCGTCGGCCAGCACCTGCGGCGTGAACCGCACCCGCAACACCTCCGTGCCCTCCGGCTCAAAGGCCTCATACGTTACGCGGTCGTTGCCGTATTCAATCCGCCGCACCGTTCCTGTGCTTCCCAACAGGCGGTTCTCGCCGGCAGGCGCCATTTCGGGCAGTGCGGCCATGCCGCAGAGAAAGTGCGGGATGTAGTCGAAGTAGGAGTCGGAGAACCACGGGTCAATGTAGCCCACACCCACATAGTTCAGCGCCCTGCCGTCTTTCGAGTGCCTGCTGAACGCGGAGTAGGTGGAGAGGGCGAAGGCGTCCAGCGCCTTGCCGCGCGCCTCCGGATCGCCTGTCATGCGGTGCCATGCCGCAAGCACTGAGGCGAAACGCGCCGTGTGGCTGGACATTTCCTTCATGCAGCAGTCCTGCTCGCACAGGCTCACCGCGCCGTGACGCCGCTCCCGGCCAAAACGCTCCTCGACCCAGCGCAGCAGTTCCGGCACGGTTTCGCGCCAGCGGGGCTCTCGGTCGGGGTGCGCGAGCATGTACCGCGCCGTTTCGAGGGGTGTGAACTGGTTCAGGTTCTCCATGTTGTTGTCCACGTCCTCGAAATAGCCCGACCATCGGTGGTTCTGGACGGGATAGGCCATAACCCATTCCCAGCACCGGTCGCGCAACACGGCCAACCGCCCGTCCGCGTCCAGGCCCATGTCGCGGGCCATGTCCAGAAACACCACGACCGCCACGATGTTGGACGTGTAGGGGTCGAGCACCTCCCCCGTTTTCAGGTTGACCCGGAAGGGCAGCGGGGAGTGGTCCGCGTCCCCCCCGACGGCATTCGCCGCAATCACCGCCGCGATGCGCCCCGCCGCCGCCAGCGCCTCCGTGTCCCCTGTGAGGGCGTGCCACCGCAGATAGCCCGCCGCCGCCATGCAGATTTTGTCCACCTCCGAGGTCTGGTCCGTGTACACGCCGTCAGGCGAGTTGTCCTGTGTGCGGGGGACCCCCGGCCATGCCCAGTCGTCCGGCGTGTGGTGGGACATCACACGCTCCAGCAGAAGCCGTGCGGGTTCAAGACACGCCTGGTCGCCGGAATAGGCGCGCCATCGGGCCGCAGTCTCCATGGCATACCAGAGGTTTCCCCCCTGGTTGTTCTGGTTGCGGCGGAAAGAGCCGTCCGGGTTCAGCTTCGATGTGACAAGATACCAGGGGTCCTCCCCGTGACGGGTCCGCACGGTGGGGCAGTGCTTGAGATACTCGACGCTTCCCCGGAGGATGTGGTCATACCCCGCCCACGGCAGAAGCCGCCCCTCCGGATTCAGGCGGACCTCATGGTCCAGCAGCATTTCCTTGGGGGGTTCCGCCGCCCGGACGGAAAACAGCACAGCGGCGAGCATCAGCATCGGCAGGCACGCAACACGCGGAAGCATGGCCGGAATCCTCCCTTTTGCCGCCGGTTCAGTCCCGCTCCAATATCCTCGTGATGGAGCGGGTCACGCCGGTCTTGTCGTCTATGTCGAGCAGGACGCCGCTGAAAATGGCCGGCCCGTCGGCCACCTCGAATTTCCTCGGCATGGCCCGCATGAATTTGTCCACAATGGGGGCGGTCTGCATGCCGATGACCGAATGGTACGGCCCGGTCATTCCCGCATCGGTGATGAACCCCGTCCCCTTCGGCATGACCCACTCGTCCGCCGTCTGCACATGTGTGTGCGTGCCGATGACGGCGGAACACCTGCCGTCGAGATGCCAGCCCAGCGCCGCTTTCTCCGACGTGGCCTCGGCGTGAAAGTCCACCAGGACCACGGGCGTCTCGCGGCGCAGCGCCGCGAGTTCCCGTTCCGCCGCGCGGAACGGACAGTCAGCGGGCTCCATGAACACCCTGCCGGTGAGGTTGAGCACCCCGGCCCGGCGCCCGTCCGACAGGGTCACCGTCAGCGCGCCCCGGCCCGGCACCCCCTCGGGGAAATTCGCCGGACGCACCACGTGGGAAAGGTCCCCGATGGCGGCCACCATTTCCTGCTTCCGCCACGCATGGTTGCCCAGGGTGAACACGTCCACCCCGTGCCTGCGCAGTTCCTGAAGCACCGACGGTGTGGCACCGATGCCCGCCGCTGTGTTCTCGGCGTTTGCCACCACCAGGTCCGGATTGTGGAGCCCGCGCAGGCCCGGCAGCCTGCGGCCAACCACGGTGCGGCCGGGCCGCCCGACAATGTCTCCAATAAATAGAATGCGCATGCGCCTTCCTCGTGTGCTCTCACCCGCGGAGGGGTGACAATGAAACCGCCCCGGCACCACTTTCCAGCGATGCCGGGGCTGTCAAAATTCAGTCAATCATGCCCGGTCAGAGCCCGTGGCCCGGAGGCCACACGGTTCCCGATGGTTTAGTTGACCACGGTCACCTTGAACTCGGCACGACGGTTCAGTTTGCGGTTGGCGGGCGTGTCATTCGGCACGGCCGGCTTCGTCTCGCCAAAGCTGACGGTCTGGACGCGGGCCGCGTCAATGCCGCTCTCAAGCATGTACTTCTGGACGGAGTCGGCGCGGCGCTGGCCAAGGCCCATGTTGTAGCTCTCGTCGCCGACGGTGCAGGTGTGGCCTTCAACCACGACCGTGTCCTTCGGGAACTTCTTCATTTCGGCGACCAGCTTGTCCACTTCGGCCTTGCCTTCGGGCTTCAGAACGGCCTTGTCGAAATCGAACAGGACGTTGTTGAGCACCGGGGCGGTCCGGACGACCTTCGGGGGCTGGGGCTTCGGCGGCTCGGGCTTAGGCTCTTCGACCTTCGGCGCCGGCTTTTCCCAGGCGTGGTAGACGATGCCGCGGTTGCCCCACAGCTCGCCGTCGTCCACGTTGCTTGCCGGCTCAACCGGCCACCACCAATAACCGGTGCGGCCCACCTGCGCCGGGCAGGTGCCGCTTTCCGGCTGGGGCTCCGGGGTCGCGCCCGTGTTGCCCCACCAGGACATGTCATCCCAGGACTTTGCGGCCTGGGCGGTTCCGCACAGGCCAACCAGTGCGACAACCAGAGTCAACGCCAACAATTTCTTCATCACGGTATCTCCTTCTCGCTGTGTTGAATGTTTCCGCCCTGTTCTTCTTCCCTGCCAGGACATCGTCATTCGTCTCTCTTCCTAAAACACATTAAACCAAATCATCTCTTGCAAAGTCAAGCATTTTTGTCCCTTCATGCCCCCGTTTGGGAGACATGACGGCCAACCCTTGACTACTGCAAAGTTTACCACAATTTGCCGCTCTTCGCAAGGACCAAACTATGAAAAAGGCAGTGTAAACCGGATTGTTCGGCCAGATTACAGTCAAAGGCCGCCTTTGTTCAACTTACGGGCGCAATTGGTTGCGCCTCAAACTCGCACCAATTCTAAACATAGCCTACGCCTTCGGGATTCCAGTGTCAAGAATTTAATCCGCACCCGCGCCGCAGGGTTCCAGAAAGCACACCGTCCGCTGGTGGAGCACGTCCGCATGCAGGCGCGCATGCCATCCCGCGCGCAAATCCCGCGCGCGCACCACCCGGACAATGTCCGCATACACGGACGCCTCGGGGATGAGCTCCGTCAGCAGGTTGGGGGCGTTCATGAAAGGGCCGGGTCCGGCGGCGGTTCCCTCCTGCTCCGGAAACGCGGCCACATAAAGCATCTCCATCTCCACCAGCTCGCTGAAAAAATGCGTGCCGAGCGACACGTCCGGAACCAGGTCCTCGCGCATGGCCACTATCTCGCAGAGCACGGAGACAGGGTTGATTTCCGCGAAGGACACGGGCACCCCGAGGGACGGCGTGGTGGTGCCCCAGCGGCCCGGTCCGAGCAGCATGGTGCGCCCGCCCGCCAGGGCGTGCGCCGCGCGCCCCACCAGCCGCGCCACCCGGTACCGCTCCCCGTTGGGAAGCTGCCCGTAGGTTTCCGGGAGCACAAAAACAAAGTGGTCTATCAGTTCGGACCGGCTCTGGCCAATCACCGGGCCCGCCGAACGGAACAGCACGTCCGTCTCCGGGATGTCCTCGGGCAGCGGCACGGACACCGCGTTGCCCTTCACCTGCAGGGGCCTGCACTGCACGATGTTGAGATGGTACTCGCCGGATGCGGGGAAGTTCGCCGTGAACTCCACATCCACCGGATACTCGTAGGCCTCCTCCAGCAGCCGCAGCGCCTCCCGCATGTCCCCCACAAAGGGGGTGTCGCGGATGATGCGGTCAAACTGGAGCATCAGCGGGACCGTGGCGCCACCGCGCTGCCGCGCCTGCCGGGCCAGTTCCGCGTCGCGCTGTGCGAACAGTGCCAGGGAGGGGTCGCCCTCGGTCCCGCCGCAGCGCTCGATGACCTCGTTGAAGTCCCTGGACACCAACTGGTTCGCGTCCAGGTCCAGCACGTCCACTTTCCGCTGGCTGTAGCGCCGCCGCTCCGCGCCGCCGCTCTCGGGGGTGCGCTCCGGCGCGTTCAGGGCGATGATGCGCGTGTAGTCGTCGTCCGACCGGTCCACCGCGCGCGTTCCCAGGCCGAAGACCAGCCGCAGCAGCCCCGCCTCGGGGTCTATGTCCTCGCTCCACACATAGGGGTTGAACGAAAAGCCCACCCCCGCCGCGTCTGGAAAGTACAGGTCGCCCCGCTGCGTCCCGGAGACCCGCTGCACCAGCAGGCCCATCTGCTCCTCGCGGTCCAGCAGGCCGTGCGCCTTGCGGTAGGCCAGCGCCTGCTCGCTCATGGTGCTGGCGTACACCGCGCGCACCGCCGATTTGAAGTCCGCCATCCGCTGCTCGAAGGAGCCCTGGTTCGCGCAGAAGACGCTCTCGTATTTCCCCGCGAAGGAGTTGCCGAAATTGTCCTCGAGCAGCGAGCTGGACCGCACGATGATGGGCGAGCATCCGAAGTAGTCCAGCATCCGCGCCAGCTCGTCCTCCACCTCCTTCGAGAATTTTCCCGTCAATATGCGCCGCCGCGCCTGCTCCGCCCCGTCGAGGAAATCCCCCCCAATCTTCTGGCGCCGCCGCATCCACCAGCAGCCGTTGCGCACCAGGTAGGTGTAGAACAGGTCCGAGCCGATGTAGAAACTGTCGTGCAGTTCAAGCCGCCGCCCCCACTTTCCGCCCGCGCGCCGCAGTATCGCGTGCGCCAGCAGCATGCCCACCGATTTTCCGCCGATGAGCCCCGTGCCGATGGTCCGACGCCCGATGTCCAGCAGGTCCGCCAGGGTGAAATAGCGCCGCGCCAGCCGCAGCACGCGCTCCTCCCGCGACACCACCATCCGCAGCAGGCTCTCGAAAAGATGGTTTGCCGCCTCGCTGTTCTTCAGCTCCGCCGGTCCCATCAGCAGGTCCTGCGCCTGGAGAAACGCCCGGTTCCAGGCGTCCAGCGGGCGCACCGCGCAGCCCACCGCGGAAGGCGGCGCCGGGCGCAGCACCTCGGTGATGACGTGGCTCGCCGTGATGGGCGCGAGGTGGCCTCCCTCCCACTCGTGGACCATGTGCATCGTCGGGGAATGGCGCTGCTGGGTCTTGATGGGGCGCAGATACATCCGCCGTTCGCGCATGTGCACGTCAAGCATCACCTGGCAGGTGTCGCGGATGGGCATCACCGCCTCGTTCGAGTGGCGGTCGCGCAGGAGGCCAAAATAGGCCAGGTCCCCGCGGTCATAAAGGTAGGGGCACGTCATCATGAAGAAATTGCACAGCATCTCGTCGCTGTACCACGCGGCGGCCAGTTCGGAGAGCGAGTCGAACACGTAGTACGCGCCC is a window encoding:
- a CDS encoding OmpA family protein; the encoded protein is MKKLLALTLVVALVGLCGTAQAAKSWDDMSWWGNTGATPEPQPESGTCPAQVGRTGYWWWPVEPASNVDDGELWGNRGIVYHAWEKPAPKVEEPKPEPPKPQPPKVVRTAPVLNNVLFDFDKAVLKPEGKAEVDKLVAEMKKFPKDTVVVEGHTCTVGDESYNMGLGQRRADSVQKYMLESGIDAARVQTVSFGETKPAVPNDTPANRKLNRRAEFKVTVVN
- a CDS encoding DUF4160 domain-containing protein translates to MPKIFEKDGFTFFFYSNEHYPVHVQVRYGGGEAVFDVEGGVELRESAGMKLGELSKAQRLAEENKALILEKWHEHLG
- a CDS encoding peptidylprolyl isomerase; translated protein: MIFFKPAVLAEDELAHQEQARERLAQAQATPGPAGQPAAAPAKPEEKNDVEQVPDKFKVQFECTNGTFVVECVKAWAPLGVERFHTLVKEGFFDDAGFFRVVPGFVVQFGLAADPKVTSKWREKRLKDDPVTESNKEGYLTFATSGPNSRTTQLFINTANNANLDRMGFSPFGKVVSGMDVVKKINAEYGERPNQGMITYEGNGYLKKNFPNMDFIKKATIVE
- a CDS encoding PEP/pyruvate-binding domain-containing protein, producing the protein MTVNSGLSTGLPELDRTLRGLIAGDNVVWRVDRVEDYAAFVRPYCRHGAAAGRPVVYFRYASHAPLWSETDGGGRVDVHEFDPAKGFELFLDAVHNVIESTERGAYYVFDSLSELAAAWYSDEMLCNFFMMTCPYLYDRGDLAYFGLLRDRHSNEAVMPIRDTCQVMLDVHMRERRMYLRPIKTQQRHSPTMHMVHEWEGGHLAPITASHVITEVLRPAPPSAVGCAVRPLDAWNRAFLQAQDLLMGPAELKNSEAANHLFESLLRMVVSREERVLRLARRYFTLADLLDIGRRTIGTGLIGGKSVGMLLAHAILRRAGGKWGRRLELHDSFYIGSDLFYTYLVRNGCWWMRRRQKIGGDFLDGAEQARRRILTGKFSKEVEDELARMLDYFGCSPIIVRSSSLLEDNFGNSFAGKYESVFCANQGSFEQRMADFKSAVRAVYASTMSEQALAYRKAHGLLDREEQMGLLVQRVSGTQRGDLYFPDAAGVGFSFNPYVWSEDIDPEAGLLRLVFGLGTRAVDRSDDDYTRIIALNAPERTPESGGAERRRYSQRKVDVLDLDANQLVSRDFNEVIERCGGTEGDPSLALFAQRDAELARQARQRGGATVPLMLQFDRIIRDTPFVGDMREALRLLEEAYEYPVDVEFTANFPASGEYHLNIVQCRPLQVKGNAVSVPLPEDIPETDVLFRSAGPVIGQSRSELIDHFVFVLPETYGQLPNGERYRVARLVGRAAHALAGGRTMLLGPGRWGTTTPSLGVPVSFAEINPVSVLCEIVAMREDLVPDVSLGTHFFSELVEMEMLYVAAFPEQEGTAAGPGPFMNAPNLLTELIPEASVYADIVRVVRARDLRAGWHARLHADVLHQRTVCFLEPCGAGAD
- a CDS encoding metallophosphoesterase family protein codes for the protein MSIFTRRNEVAAPSENVPSRRKFLFSALSAGVGAGLAAQACAQDAAPASAPADLPAPPGRILLSASENPARVQRVAWRAHGPLDTPAAQLIPMTASPISGEGAQTVPASHRPFEPVPGMTEHSYTAAFTGLEPDTAYLYRVGNEGNWSAWNELRTAPEKPEKFRFLYMGDPQNDLRAQWSRTIRRAFRQVPDARFLLLAGDLVNHGFNDDQWDELTDAMGFIPASMPVLPTPGNHDTKRAEGVETPEHPYTASPTYHAHFCLPENGPAGVDCLKGEAYYADYMGVRIVSFNSNIFTDARPRKQSHREVWDALLAWIEEVLANNPNRWTVVTHHHPVYSGSARRDNKAMRDLLRPIYEKHGVDLVLQGHDHCYCRTLKTADDKVVAADAPGVVYVVSVSGPKMYDMDPKFKALMADTMLSRTQLFHTIEVDGDSLVFDSHDTSGRRVDGFRLDKNASGASTMKETFKA
- a CDS encoding DUF2442 domain-containing protein, with amino-acid sequence MNTLVDAVQSAIFCDGQIHVMMESGVEIRFPVKGNPRLEKGTLRQLNNIEVSPFGLHWPELDEDLSLRGILAGNYGQKVPGH
- a CDS encoding TIGR00282 family metallophosphoesterase, yielding MRILFIGDIVGRPGRTVVGRRLPGLRGLHNPDLVVANAENTAAGIGATPSVLQELRRHGVDVFTLGNHAWRKQEMVAAIGDLSHVVRPANFPEGVPGRGALTVTLSDGRRAGVLNLTGRVFMEPADCPFRAAERELAALRRETPVVLVDFHAEATSEKAALGWHLDGRCSAVIGTHTHVQTADEWVMPKGTGFITDAGMTGPYHSVIGMQTAPIVDKFMRAMPRKFEVADGPAIFSGVLLDIDDKTGVTRSITRILERD